TCCGTTGGGCCTTAACATGCCGACACGCCAGTTGGATTCACGCGTTGCCGAAGTCGAAGCCGGCGCACTGGCTCGAACACCCGGGCGTCTCGACGTAACGACCTCGAAGAGTATCGATGATGCGCCTGCCGCCAGGAAGGTCGGCACGACCCAGAACAGGATGCGCCGACGATTGCGGTCAATGCGGCTTGTCGCGCTGCGGCGAGACTGCGTTGGTGGTGTTCGATCAGGTTGATTGCGTTTCATATCGCGTATCTGCTGCAACGGGTTGCCATGCTGGGGCGACGGGCATCGACACCGCAACCATTGAATTCGGTTCATGCAAGCCGCACTGGGCAAGCTAGTTGGGATGCTGACGAATGCGCCCTGTGCCTCGAACTCATGCCAAGTTGCGCTTGAACGCGCGCGTTACGGCACAGAAGGCATTTTCACGGCGACATGGACGAGCGTACCCGGGGGGCGGGATGGAACCGCGAGGAATCAGGCTGCTCGAGGAGGGCGCTGGAGCGGCTCCGGCGCGTACTGGGTGATCAGTACACTGTTCCTGGGTGCGTAGGGGCTGGGCGCGGCAACGGGTTGAAACGTCAGCGGCACGGATGCCATGAAAACTATTCCGCAGGACAGTCCGCCCATCGTCGTGCGACATGCGGCGCTGGCGTCTGCGATGTGCGTTTTCGTGTCATGCACCATCTTGCATGGCTGCGCATTGCACGCGTGTCGGGCCTGGATATCGGATACCGGGAACATGGCCGGGCAAGCCGAGCCCGTCGCCGGGTAGCCGAGAATCGGCAACCATGCGATCAGCACGATGGCGACAAGGCGAGACAGGAATTTCATGGAATCCAGTATAGGCGACGTCAGTCGTCGCGGTCACTGCGGGGCGGACCCTATTCGGATGCCATTGGAAGGTCTGACATGGCATGGCCGTTTCGAAAGAATCGTAGACATACCGGCGCCAAATTTCGACGGACTGACCGCCGGAAACTGTTCGCGCCATCCTTCCTTTTGTTGGAAGGCATATAGTAAGCTGAATGATCTCGGACGTGCGCGGGGTCGGATGCACCGCGTCATCGCGGAACGGGACGACGCCTCGTATTCCTTTGATTTGTTGGGAGAGTCATGAACATTGGGCAAGCCGCGGCGGCTGCAGGTGTGTCCGCGAAGATGATTCGCTATTACGAGAGTATCGGGCTTGTTGGAACCGCCGGGCGTACCGACAGCGGATACCGTATCTATCGGGAAGACGACGTCCAGGTGCTGCGCTTCATCCACCAGGCGCGCACGCTCGGCTTCCCAATCGAACAGATTCGGCAACTGCTTTCGCTGTGGCAGGATCGGGGGCGCGCAAGTGCAGAGGTCAAGGCTATCGCGGTGCAACATATCGCCGATCTCGATGCACGCATCGCGGAATTAGTCGAGATGCGAGATAAGCTTGCGCACCTCGCGCGCCATTGTGCGGGGGACGAGCGGCCGACGTGCCCGATCCTGGACGGGATCGGTGGCGAGCGGCAGATGGTGACTTCAGGAAAATGTTCGGCGAACCCTCCCGAACTGCCGACAAAACCCTGAGGCAAACGCCACGCGCTGTCAGACAGAGGCAGCGCCGTCATGCGTCGCCACTTTCGTCCCGACCGATGACGAGGTGGATCGACGACGGAAACATGAATTTCGGCACGTCGAGATTTTGGGGTGCGGGTTTGTTCTTGAATACGCGCCCGGCCAGGTCGTAAGTCGAGCCGTGACAGGGGCAGAGGAAACCGCCGGGCCAGTCGTTGGGCAAATTAGCCTGCGGGCCCGGTTGAAATCGTGCGGTGGGTGTACACCCGAGGTGCGTACAGACGCCAATGAGCACCAGGATATTCTTGCGCTCCGCTCTGGAACGATATTCGTTTCGGCAGTAGCTCGGCAGAGGCATCGAAAAGGGATGCCGGGTAGCAGGATCGGCGACCTGGGAATCGGACGAAACAACTGTGGCCAGCATCCCATCCGTTCGGTTCACGACGAACACGGGCTTGCCGCGCCATGCGGCGGTGAGGCTTTCTCCCGGCTTGAGCCCCGCGATGTCGACGTCGACCGGTGCACCCAGCCCTTTGGTCTTTTCCGACGGCGCCAGCGATTCCAGAAAGGGGACGGTGGCGGCCACCATCCCGATTCCACTCGCGGTCGTTGTGGCGACCAGCCAGCGTCGGCGAGACGTATCGACCCTGACGAGTTGTTCGTCGTTCATCACACACTCCGTAATTCCGCGCCTGACTCAAGTTGGAGTGGCGTCGGTAACCTGCGGTTCTCAAATACCTTGATCGTGACTGCTCGCGACCGGCTGGCCATTGAACGGGTGCGCCGATCGCTCGCCACACAAAGGCGGCTATCGTGTGGCGAGGGCGGCGAAGCCGTCGTGGTGCTTACTTTCCTGCCGTGGTGACTTGATTCGTTGACTGCCACCAGCTTTCTGCGATCTTGAATCGCATCAGGTTGCGTTCAATCGTCACCGGCCCGGGCGGGTAGTCGGCATTTCCGCTTGGGACGAATCCGGCACGTTCAGCCTGCACGAGTTCTGCGTAGACCTCGGTGCGCGTCTTGCCCTGCGCGCTGATGCCGACGGGGAGTGGCAATCGGGTCTCGGTCCGTACGGCCGTCGTGGAAACTTGCTCCAGTGGAACTGACGATGCGATCGTCACCGCGTTGGACGGATGCTGCGTATAGTCCTGGCCACGCGGCCCACCGCCGCCAGCGATCACAGATACCGATACGGATGCCATCAGGACTGCAAAAGCGGCACGATTGATGAAGGAAAAGCGGTTCATCTTGAACTCCTGGGAACTTGGTTCGATGTCGAGCGCCTTGGACGACGA
This window of the Burkholderia contaminans genome carries:
- the cueR gene encoding Cu(I)-responsive transcriptional regulator, which encodes MNIGQAAAAAGVSAKMIRYYESIGLVGTAGRTDSGYRIYREDDVQVLRFIHQARTLGFPIEQIRQLLSLWQDRGRASAEVKAIAVQHIADLDARIAELVEMRDKLAHLARHCAGDERPTCPILDGIGGERQMVTSGKCSANPPELPTKP
- a CDS encoding DUF4148 domain-containing protein, yielding MSSSKALDIEPSSQEFKMNRFSFINRAAFAVLMASVSVSVIAGGGGPRGQDYTQHPSNAVTIASSVPLEQVSTTAVRTETRLPLPVGISAQGKTRTEVYAELVQAERAGFVPSGNADYPPGPVTIERNLMRFKIAESWWQSTNQVTTAGK
- the petA gene encoding ubiquinol-cytochrome c reductase iron-sulfur subunit, yielding MNDEQLVRVDTSRRRWLVATTTASGIGMVAATVPFLESLAPSEKTKGLGAPVDVDIAGLKPGESLTAAWRGKPVFVVNRTDGMLATVVSSDSQVADPATRHPFSMPLPSYCRNEYRSRAERKNILVLIGVCTHLGCTPTARFQPGPQANLPNDWPGGFLCPCHGSTYDLAGRVFKNKPAPQNLDVPKFMFPSSIHLVIGRDESGDA